A genomic window from Silene latifolia isolate original U9 population chromosome Y, ASM4854445v1, whole genome shotgun sequence includes:
- the LOC141632825 gene encoding uncharacterized protein LOC141632825 translates to MRNGVVLCVGHLNHDASSVFCDGSIAKPTDDIMLSQWEVVHCTVVQWIMNSIDPSLRDSVSDTEDARLLWTELEDRYAVVDGARRHALKTQLHECRQAKGMSVTTYYGNLKALWDALATHEPPFSCTTSGCTCGVTKNALAPQDSERLHQFLMGLDKSLYGPIRNHQLALDPLPTLNRVYHAVLQEERLLVGATAIPESSDVMALAVRPASSASTSSVPDSRILRDAERQERRKLTCSHCKASGHEVNDCFIKIQNFPGWWGSRPCTLEEMQSKQQTGSRSTARANALLTEPPSGSQDRLTGMSLDWIIDTGASLHVTGDARWLTESQTITPCTISLPNGHTVSATVTGSDASLKTKIGVDELRDELYYLRASERVVVNRAVCEGESGVSHSVEGTDVQGGSGVISSPTVDLGRGKRHKRPPPHLSDYVVGNCANIPPDSPSNSPPESLSSSSGTPYALANYLNCDKFSSRHKQFLAAITTGFEPPTFRLAITDPRWCKTMEEEIAALENNGTWELTTLPSDKKALGCRWVYKIKYKSDRSIERFKARLVIFGNHQVDGIDYGETFPPVVKMVTVRTLLTVVASKDWELHQMDVHNAFLHGDLTEEVYMKLPPGFSKGNDGKVCRLRKSLYGLRQAPRCWFAMLASALKQYGFKQSYSDYSLFNFTADEVCIHVLVYVDDLVIAGNNSTAITRFKNYLGSCFHMKDLGTLKYFLGIEVARNSEGICLSQRKYALDIISETGLLGSKPSPTPIEPNHRLGEATGDVIVDVESYRRLVGRLVYLAVTRPDLSYVVHVLSQFLSHPRKAHMDAALRVVWYLKGRPGQGILLRKDSSLTVTFPVELFS, encoded by the exons ATGAGGAATGGAGTCGTTCTATGCGTTGGTCACTTAAATCACGACGCAAGTTCGGTTTTTTGTGACGGGTCTATTGCTAAGCCGACAGATGATATTATGCTTAGTCAATGGGAAGTTGTACACTGCACCGTCGTTCAATGGATCATGAATTCGATCGATCCCTCTCTCCGGGACAGTGTATCAGATACCGAGGATGCTCGTCTTCTTTGGACTGAATTGGAAGACCGGTATGCTGTTGTTGATGGGGCGAGAAGACATGCCCTAAAAACCCAACTACACGAGTGCCGTCAAGCAAAAGGTATGTCGGTTACTACATATTATGGTAATTTAAAGGCTTTATGGGACGCCCTTGCTACCCACGAACCCCCGTTTTCGTGCACAACCAGTGGGTGCACTTGTGGTGTTACCAAAAATGCCTTAGCTCCCCAGGATTCGGAACGATTGCATCAATTTCTTATGGGCCTTGATAAATCGTTGTATGGTCCCATTCGTAATCACCAGCTCGCTCTTGATCCGTTACCGACCCTTAACCGTGTCTATCACGCGGTTTTACAAGAAGAGCGACTGCTAGTTGGTGCTACGGCAATCCCTGAATCCTCTGATGTCATGGCCCTTGCCGTACGGCCTGCTTCCTCTGCCTCGACTTCCTCTGTTCCTGATTCGCGGATTTTACGCGATGCGGAGCGACAAGAGCGTAGAAAGTTGACATGCTCTCACTGTAAAGCCTCCGGCCATGAAGTAAATGATTGTTTTATTAAAATCCAAAACTTCCCGGGCTGGTGGGGTTCTCGCCCGTGTACTCTTGAGGAGATGCAATCGAAACAACAGACTGGTTCTCGTTCTACAGCCCGTGCTAATGCTCTTTTGACCGAACCTCCTTCTGGTTCTCAAGACCGTCTGACTGGTATGTCTCTTGATTGGATAATTGATACAGGGGCATCCCTTCATGTTACAGGTGATGCTCGTTGGTTAACGGAGTCACAGACTATTACACCGTGCACGATTAGCCTTCCCAATGGCCACACGGTCTCTGCCACTGTCACTGGTTCG GATGCTTCTTTGAAGACGAAGATTGGAGTCGATGAGTTGCGAGACGAGCTCTATTATTTGCGTGCTAGTGAACGGGTTGTTGTGAATCGG GCCGTGTGTGAGGGGGAGTCCGGGGTTTCTCATTCGGTGGAGGGTACGGATGTCCAAGGAGGGTCCGGTGTCATTAGCTCGCCTACTGTCGACCTTGGCCGTGGGAAGCGTCATAAACGCCCTCCTCCTCACCTGAGTGATTATGTGGTTGGAAATTGTGCTAACATACCTCCAGATTCGCCCAGCAACTCACCTCCTGAATCTCTGTCTTCGTCTTCAGGTACCCCTTATGCCTTAGCTAATTATCTCAATTGCGATAAGTTTTCTTCTCGTCATAAACAATTCCTTGCAGCCATTACCACCGGTTTTGAGCCTCCTACTTTTCGATTGGCCATCACTGATCCTCGTTGGTGTAAGACTATGGAGGAGGAAATTGCCGCTCTTGAGAATAATGGCACTTGGGAATTGACTACTTTACCTTCTGACAAGAAGGCTCTTGGCTGTCGTTGGgtttataaaattaaatacaagtcCGATAGGAGCATTGAACGATTTAAAGCAAGGTTAGTAATTTTTGGTAATCATCAGGTTGATGGTATAGACTATGGGGAAACCTTTCCGCCCGTAGTTAAGATGGTGACAGTTCGTACTTTGCTTACTGTTGTTGCTAGTAAAGATTGGGAATTACACCAGATGGACGTTCATAATGCCTTCTTACATGGAGATTTGACGGAGGAGGTATATATGAAATTGCCACCTGGTTTTAGCAAAGGGAACGATGGTAAGGTTTGTCGGCTGCGTAAGTCGCTATATGGGCTTCGACAGGCTCCTCGCTGTTGGTTTGCAATGCTGGCCTCTGCTTTGAAGCAATATGGTTTTAAACAGTCTTATTCAGATTATTCTTTGTTCAATTTTACAGCCGATGAGGTATGCATTCATGTCCTTGTCTATGTTGACGATCTTGTTATTGCTGGCAATAATTCAACTGCTATTACTCGGTTCAAAAATTATCTTGGTTCCTGCTTCCATATGAAGGATTTGGGTACTTTGAAATATTTTTTGGGAATTGAGGTTGCTCGTAATTCGGAGGGTATTTGTCTCAGTCAACGAAAGTATGCCTTGGATATTATTTCTGAGACCGGTCTTCTGGGTTCGAAACCTAGCCCCACGCCCATCGAACCGAATCACCGCTTAGGTGAAGCTACCGGTGATGTTATTGTGGATGTTGAATCGTATCGTCGTCTCGTCGGTCGCCTTGTTTATCTGGCTGTCACCCGTCCGGACCTTTCTTATGTCGTTCATGTTTTATCGCAATTTTTATCTCACCCTCGAAAAGCCCATATGGACGCTGCTCTTAGGGTGGTATGGTATCTTAAAGGTCGACCAGGTCAGGGTATTTTGCTTCGCAAGGACAGTTCACTTACTGTCACGTTTCCGGTTGAATTGTTTTCCTAG